In the genome of Coregonus clupeaformis isolate EN_2021a chromosome 1, ASM2061545v1, whole genome shotgun sequence, one region contains:
- the pyroxd2 gene encoding pyridine nucleotide-disulfide oxidoreductase domain-containing protein 2 → MAATVWTGRTRQAVTALGTVTRASHSAVKSHYDAVIIGGGHNGLVAAAYLQKGGLKTAVLERRHVLGGAAVSEEIIPGFHFSRCSYLLSLLRPHIFRELELKKHGLKVYMRDPHAFTPMLEEGVGGLPPRSLLLGSDLAMNQREIGKFSETDAKAYPEFITHLDKLAVAIHPLLDSPPVDIAGLTGGPLRKRMAALRSALPLVQCGLKLGKNIPDFYEIITAPIMKILNRWFESEPLKATLATDAVIGAMTSPNSPGSGYVLLHHVMGELEKEKGAWGYVEGGMGGVSKAIASSARSHGADIFTEQDVHQVLVGSDGSAKGVVLKDGTEIHSRVVLSNATPYVTFKTLTPQSALSPAFIKAVDQIDYTSPVTKINVAVDKLPDFLAAPTPDGKPGPHHQCSIHLNCESVEVLQTAYKDCKEGRPSSRPMIEMTIPSVLDPTLAPPGSHVVSLFTQFTPYRLEGGRAWTEQDREAFADSAFSWIEQYAPGFKSSIVGKDVLTPPDLERIFGLTGGNIFHGAMSLDQLYLARPLPSLSDYRSPIKGLYLCGSGSHPGGGVMGSPGWNAALAAMADLKCG, encoded by the exons GTCACAATGGACTGGTAGCG GCAGCCTATCTGCAGAAGGGTGGGCTGAAGACAGCAGTTCTGGAACGCAGACATGTTCTGGGAGGGGCGGCAGTGTCGGAGGAAATCATCCCAG GTTTCCATTTCTCCAGGTGTTCCTATCTCCTCAGCCTGCTCAGACCACACATCTTCAGAGAGCTGGAGCTCAAG aAACATGGACTGAAGGTGTACATGCGGGACCCCCATGCCTTCACCCCCATGTTAGAGGAGGGGGTAGGGGGTCTCCCCCCTCGGTCTCTACTGCTGGGCTCAGACCTGGCCATGAACCAGAGGGAGATCGGCAAGTTCTCTGAGACAGACGCCAAG GCGTACCCAGAGTTTATAACCCACCTGGATAAGTTAGCGGTGGCCATCCACCCCCTCCTGGACTCGCCCCCAGTAGACATCGCAGGGTTAACCGGGGGGCCCCTGAGGAAGAGGATGGCAGCACTGAGGAGTGCCTTGCCCCTCGTCCAATGTG GTCTGAAACTTGGCAAGAACATTCCAGACTTCTATGAGATCATAACTGCACCAATAATGAAG ATCCTGAACCGTTGGTTTGAGTCTGAGCCTCTTAAAGCCACACTGGCTACAGATGCTGTGATAGGAGCTATGACCAGCCCTAACAGCCCGGGCAGTGg GTATGTCCTCCTTCATCATGTGATGGGGGAgctggagaaggagaagggagcGTGGGGTTATGTGGAGGGGGGCATGGGAGGGGTGTCCAAGGCCATCGCTAGCTCCGCCCGCTCCCACGGAGCAGACATCTTTACTGAACAG GATGTGCATCAGGTCCTGGTAGGGTCAGATGGCAGTGCCAAGGGGGTGGTCCTGAAGGATGGCACAGAGATCCACAGCAGAGTGGTACTGTCCAACGCTACACCCTACGTCACATTTAAAACACTCACCCCTCAG AGTGCTCTTTCTCCAGCATTCATCAAAGCTGTAGATCAGATAGACTACACCTCCCCTGTCACTAAGATTAATG TGGCAGTGGATAAGCTTCCTGACTTCCTAGCGGCCCCCACACCAGACGGCAAGCCTGGACCACACCACCAGTGTTCCATCCACCTTAACTGTGAGAGTGTGGAGGTGTTACAGACAGCCTACAAAGACTGCAAGGAGGGACGGCCCTCGTCCag GCCCATGATCGAGATGACCATTCCATCGGTGTTGGACCCAACACTGGCGCCCCCTGGAAGTCATGTGGTGTCGCTGTTCACCCAGTTTACTCCATATcgtctggagggagggagagcgtggacagaacaggacagagagGCCTTCGCAGACTCAG CATTTAGCTGGATTGAGCAGTATGCCCCTGGGTTCAAATCCTCCATCGTTGGCAAAGACGTCCTGACTCCCCCTGACCTGGAGAGGATATTTGGCCTAACTGGAGGG AATATCTTCCACGGAGCAATGTCATTGGATCAGCTCTACCTCGCTCGACCTCTGCCCTCCCTTTCAGACTACCGTTCACCAATCAAAGGGCTTTATCTTTGTGGCAGCGGCTCCCATCCAG GTGGTGGAGTGATGGGGTCTCCAGGGTGGAATGCTGCTCTGGCTGCCATGGCTGACCTGAAATGTGGCTGA